A single region of the Oncorhynchus keta strain PuntledgeMale-10-30-2019 chromosome 37, Oket_V2, whole genome shotgun sequence genome encodes:
- the LOC118372277 gene encoding T-box brain protein 1-like, translating into MTNLSDADDFIDSEDSFGDGDKGSSRQSAQETVCDNRHNFHGSTEGPYPSSQPSPSQAQSASAASPGTMFPHRTLHGATYPALAITSSGHYMAHHPVVTQGSYNSLLTTTSPQGFPAPGYFYAQPYGHGHQGGAFHKTSAMQTGMVFGKAQVYLCNRALWLTFHRHQTEMIITKQGRRMFPFLSFNISGLDPTANYNIFVDVSLADPNHWRFQGGQWVPCGKAESNGTGNKAYMHPDSPNTGAHWMRQEISFGKLKLANNKGALESAGQMVVVQSLHRYQPRLNVVEVHEDGAENASQPRQSFTFPETQFVAVTAYQNTDITQLKIDHNPFAKGFRDNYDKIYTGYDSDRLTPSPSDSTYAQFVPGARYALANSFLQHQFVSTYAKSCFRPSAGATSGLDYNVPLTNSMLSPQISEEDTMAASPRWFVTPTNNRLDYASRTNDATGNTATLLSYATAGKALQLSATDSSGRDLTYYAEPTDFAHTSPQYCGASSPALSCWTNGHAIGTADFDEVLSLSKESLPTSVSEDAKPQDISESSWIETS; encoded by the exons ATGACAAATCTGTCAGACGCAGACGACTTTATCGACTCGGAGGACTCATTTGGTGACGGCGACAAGGGAAGCAGTAGGCAGTCTGCTCAAGAGACCGTCTGCGACAATCGTCATAACTTCCATGGATCTACAGAGGGACCGTATCCCTCGTCTCAGCCCAGCCCCAGCCAAGCTCAGTCCGCGTCTGCTGCCTCGCCTGGTACCATGTTCCCACACCGGACACTGCACGGAGCCACCTACCCGGCCCTCGCAATCACCAGTTCGGGTCACTACATGGCACACCATCCTGTGGTCACGCAAGGCTCATATAATAGCCTCTTGACCACTACGTCACCTCAAGGCTTCCCAGCGCCCGGATATTTTTACGCCCAGCCATACGGGCATGGCCACCAAGGAGGTGCTTTCCACAAGACCTCAGCAATGCAAACCGGGATGGTTTTTGGTAAAGCGCAAGTTTATCTCTGCAATAGGGCTCTGTGGCTCACGTTTCACAGGCACCAAACAGAGATGATCATCACTAAACAGGGGCG ACGAATGTTTCCATTCCTGAGCTTTAATATATCTGGACTTGATCCGACGGCAAATTACAATATTTTTGTGGACGTCAGTCTGGCGGACCCTAATCACTGGCGTTTCCAAGGAGGACAGTGGGTACCCTGCGGTAAAGCGGAGTCAAATGGGACAG GGAACAAGGCCTACATGCATCCAGACTCTCCGAACACCGGCGCGCACTGGATGCGTCAAGAAATTTCTTTTGGAAAACTGAAGTTGGCAAATAATAAAGGGGCATTGGAAAGTGCAGGGCAG ATGGTTGTCGTTCAGTCCCTCCATAGGTACCAACCCCGTCTTAATGTGGTCGAGGTGCACGAGGATGGGGCCGAGAACGCCAGTCAACCCAGACAGTCATTTACGTTCCCCGAGACGCAATTCGTTGCAGTCACAGCATACCAGAACACAGAC ATAACACAGCTGAAAATAGACCACAATCCATTCGCAAAAGGTTTTCGGGACAATTATGACAA AATCTACACAGGCTACGATAGTGACCGGTTGACGCCATCGCCGAGTGACTCGACCTACGCCCAGTTTGTGCCCGGTGCCAGATATGCACTTGCTAATTCTTTCCTTCAGCACCAATTCGTCAGCACCTATGCCAAATCCTGTTTCCGCCCTAGCGCAGGAGCTACATCTGGACTAGACTATAACGTCCCCTTAACTAACAGCATGCTGTCACCGCAAATCAGCGAAGAGGACACGATGGCGGCATCCCCGAGATGGTTTGTGACACCAACCAACAACAGACTGGACTATGCCTCCCGCACAAATGACGCGACTGGAAACACGGCAACTTTGCTGTCATATGCAACAGCTGGAAAGGCACTACAGCTGTCCGCAACGGACAGTTCGGGTAGAGACCTTACTTATTACGCAGAACCAACGGATTTTGCGCATACCTCACCCCAGTATTGCGGTGCGTCTAGCCCGGCTCTGTCCTGCTGGACTAATGGACACGCTATTGGTACTGCGGACTTTGACGAGGTCCTCTCACTTTCAAAGGAGAGTTTGCCAACGAGTGTCTCTGAAGACGCAAAACCACAAGATATCTCGGAGTCTAGTTGGATAGAGACATCATAA